A genomic stretch from Theropithecus gelada isolate Dixy chromosome 2, Tgel_1.0, whole genome shotgun sequence includes:
- the RUBCN gene encoding run domain Beclin-1-interacting and cysteine-rich domain-containing protein, producing MRPEGAGMELGGGEERLAEESRREHWQLLGHLKTTVEGLVSANSPNVWSKYGGLERLCRDMQSILYHGLIRDQACRRQTDYWQFVKDIRWLSPHSALHVEKFISLHENGQSSADGVSERAVAELWLQHSLQYHCLSAQLRPLLGDRQYIRKFYTDAAFLLSDAHVTAMLQCLEAVEQNNPRLLAQIDASMFARKHESPLLVTKSQSLTALPSSTYTPPTSYAQNSYFGSFSSLHQSMPNNGSERRSTSFSLSGPPRKPQESRGHVSPAEDQTIQALPVSVSALARDSPLTPNEMSSSTLTSPIEASWVSSQNDSPSDASEGPEYLAIGNLDPRGRTASCQSHSSNAESSSSNLFSSSSSQKPDSAASSLGDQEGGEESQLSSVLRRSSFSEGQTLTVTSGAKKSHIRSHSDTSIASRGAPGGPRNITIIVEDPIAESCNDKAKLRGPLPYSGQSSEVSTPSSLYMEYGGRYLCSGEGMFRRPSEGQSLISYLSEQDFGSCADLEKENAHFSISESLIAAIELMKCNMMSRCLEEGEEEEDSDREIQELKQKIRLRRQQIRTKNLLPVYQEAEHGSFRVTSSSSQFSSRDSAHLSDSGSADEVDEFEIQDGSEGSNLTHISKNGLSVSLASMFSDADIRRNTASSSRSFVSSQSFSHGFLHSTSAEAVAMGLLKQFEGMQLPAASELEWLVPEHDAPQKLLPIPDSLPISPDDGQHADIYKLRIRVRGNLEWAPPRPQIIFNVHPAPTRKIAVAKQNYRCAGCGIRTDPDYIKRLRYCEYLGKYFCQCCHENAQMVIPSRLLRKWDFGKYYVSNFSKDLLIKIWNDPLFNVQDINSALYRKVKLLNQVRLLRVQLCHMKNMFKTCRLAKELLDSFDTVPGHLTEDLHLYSLNDLTATRKGELGPRLAELTRAGAAHVERCMLCQAKGFICEFCQNEDDIIFPFELHKCRTCEECKACYHKACFKSGSCPRCERLQARREALARQSLESYLSDYEEEPAEALALEAAVLEVT from the exons GAGGGAACACTGGCAGTTGCTGGGTCATTTGAAGACTACGGTGGAGGGTTTGGTATCAGCCAACAGCCCCAACGTCTGGTCTAAGTATGGTGGCTTGGAGCGGCTCTGCAGGGACATGCAGAGCATCCTCTATCACGGGCTTATCCGTGACCAG GCGTGCCGCCGCCAGACTGATTACTGGCAGTTCGTGAAAGACATACGGTGGCTCAGTCCCCACTCAGCCCTTCACGTGGAGAAG TTCATCAGCTTGCACGAGAATGGCCAGAGCAGTGCTGATGGTGTGAGTGAACGTGCTGTTGCCGAGTTGTGGCTGCAGCACAGCCTGCAATACCACTGCCTCTCAGCCCAGCTCCGGCCTCTGCTCGGGGATAGACAGTATATCAGAAAATTCTACACAG ATGCTGCCTTCCTGCTAAGTGATGCTCACGTCACGGCCATGCTCCAGTGCCTGGAAGCAGTGGAACAGaacaacccccgcctcctggctCAGATAGATGCATCCATG tttgCCAGAAAGCACGAGAGCCCACTCCTGGTGACAAAGAGCCAGAGCCTGACAGCTCTGCCCAGTTCCACATACACCCCTCCAACCAGCTATGCTCAGAATTCCTACTTTGGGTCCTTCTCTAGCCTCCACCAATCCATGCCCAACAATGGCTCAG AGAGAAGATCTACTTCCTTTTCACTCTCTGGCCCTCCCCGGAAACCTCAAGAAAGCAGAGGGCACGTCTCACCAGCAGAGGATCAAACCATCCAAGCCCTCCCGGTTTCAGTCTCTGCACTAGCCAGGGATTCCCCCTTAACCCCAAATGAGATGAGCTCCAGTACTCTGACCAGCCCTATAGAGGCATCCTGGGTCAGCAGCCAGAATGATTCCCCAAGTGATGCCAGTGAGGGGCCTGAGTACCTGGCCATTGGCAACTTGGACCCCCGAGGCCGGACTGCCAGCTGTCAGAGTCACAGCAGCAATGCCGAGAGCAGCAGCTCCAATTTGTTCTCCTCCAGCAGCTCCCAGAAGCCAGATTCTGCTGCCTCTTCCTTAGGGGACCaggagggaggtgaggagagCCAGCTGTCCAGTGTCCTCCGCAGGTCCAGCTTCTCAGAGGGGCAGACACTCACCGTCACCAGTGGGGCAAAGAAGAGCCATATTCGCTCCCATTCGGATACCAGCATCGCCTCCAGAGGAGCTCCAG GAGGTCCCAGGAATATCACCATTATAGTTGAAGATCCCATTGCAG AATCCTGCAATGATAAGGCGAAGTTGAGAGGCCCCTTGCCCTACTCTGGTCAAAGCAGTGAAGTCAGCACACCCAGTTCTCTGTACATGGAGTATG GTGGTCGGTACCTGTGCTCAGGGGAAGGCATGTTCCGAAGACCATCAGAAGGACAGTCCCTCATCAGCTACCTCTCTGAGCAAGACTTCGGCAGCTGTGCCGACCTGGAAAAG GAGAATGCCCACTTCAGCATCTCAGAGTCCTTAATCGCTGCCATCGAGCTAATGAAGTGCAACATGATGAGCCGGTgcctggaggagggggaggaagaggaagacagtGACAGAGAGATCCAGGAGCTGAAGCAGAAGATCCGCCTTCGGCGCCAGCAAATCCGCACCAAGAACCTGCTCCCTGTGTACCAGGAGGCTGAGCATGGAA GCTTTCGGGTCACCTCCAGCAGCTCCCAGTTCAGCTCACGCGATTCAGCACATCTCTCTGACTCTGGCTCTGCTGATGAGGTTGATGAATTTGAAATCCAAG ATGGTAGTGAAGGATCTAACCTGACTCACATATCAAAGAACGGACTGTCAGTGTCACTGGCCTCGATGTTCTCAG ATGCTGACAtcagaaggaacacagcctcAAGCAGCAGATCCTTCGTTTCCTCCCAGTCCTT ctcccacGGCTTCCTGCACTCCACATCTGCTGAGGCGGTGGCCATGGGGCTCCTGAAGCAGTTTGAGGGGATGCAGCTTCCAGCTGCCTCAGAGCTGGAGTGGCTCGTCCCGGAGCACGACGCACCTCAGAAG CTTCTACCCATCCCTGACTCACTGCCCATCTCACCGGATGACGGGCAGCATGCTGACATCTACAAGCTGCGGATTCGTGTTCGTGGCAACTTGGAGTGGGCGCCCCCCCGGcctcagataatttttaatgttcatCCAGCCCCAAC GAGGAAAATTGCCGTCGCCAAGCAGAATTACCGCTGTGCAGGATGTGGCATCCGGACTGACCCTG ATTATATCAAGCGACTGCGGTACTGTGAGTACCTGGGCAAGTACTTCTGCCAGTGCTGCCATGAGAATGCACAGATGGTCATCCCCAGCCGGCTTCTGCGCAAGTGGGACTTCGGCAAGTACTACGTCAGCAATTTCTCCAAGGACCTGCTCATTAAGATCTGGAATGATCCTCTCTTCAACGTGCAGGACATAAACAGTGCCCTCTATAGGAAGGTCAAGCTGCTCAATCAAGTCCGG CTGCTGCGGGTCCAGCTGTGTCACATGAAGAACATGTTCAAGACTTGTCGACTGGCCAAGGA GCTTCTGGATTCCTTTGACACAGTCCCGGGCCACCTGACAGAGGACCTCCACCTGTACTCACTGAATGATCTGACGGCGACCAGGAAGGGGGAGCTGGGGCCCCGGCTTGCTGAGCTCACCAGGGCAGGGGCTGCCCATGTGGAGAGATGCATG CTCTGCCAAGCCAAGGGCTTCATCTGTGAGTTCTGTCAGAATGAGGATGACATCATCTTTCCCTTTGAGCTCCATAAGTGCCGGACCTGTGAAG AGTGTAAAGCGTGTTACCATAAAGCCTGCTTCAAGTCTGGAAGCTGTCCGCGCTGCGAGCGGCTACAGGCCCGGCGGGAGGCGCTGGCCAGGCAGAGCCTGGAGTCTTACCTGTCGGACTATGAGGAGGAGCCCGCCGAAGCGTTGGCCCTGGAAGCCGCCGTCCTGGAGGTCACCTGA